Proteins co-encoded in one Carassius gibelio isolate Cgi1373 ecotype wild population from Czech Republic chromosome A15, carGib1.2-hapl.c, whole genome shotgun sequence genomic window:
- the vps26b gene encoding vacuolar protein sorting-associated protein 26B, with protein sequence MSFFGFGQTAEIDIVLNDAETRKKAEHKTEDGKKDKYFLFYDGETVSGKVNVTLKTPGKRLEHYGIKIEFVGQIELYYDRGNHHEFVSLVKDLARPGELTQSQTFDFEFTHVEKPYESYTGQNVKLRYFLRATVSRRLNDISKEMDIVVQTLCTYPELNSSIKMEVGIEDCLHIEFEYNKSKYHLRDVIVGKIYFLLVRIKIKHMEINIIKRETTGTGPSVYHENDTIAKYEIMDGAPVRGESIPIRLFLAGYELTPTMRDINKKFSVRYYLNLVLIDEEERRYFKQQEITLWRKGDIVRRSMSQQASIAAQRFEGSNSETASAQAKEESN encoded by the exons ATGAGCTTCTTCGGCTTCGGACAGACCGCGGAGATCGACATCGTGTTGAATGACGCCGAGACCAGGAAGAAAGCCGAGCACAAAACCGAGGATGGCAAGAAGGACAAATATTTCCTTTTCTACGACGGTGAGACCGTAAGTGGGAAAGTCAACGTGACTCTCAAGACTCCTGGAAAGAGGCTGGAGCACTACGGCATCAAAATCGAGTTTGTCGGACAGATTG AGCTGTACTATGACAGAGGGAACCACCATGAGTTCGTGTCGTTAGTGAAGGATCTCGCTCGACCTGGTGAGCTCACACAGTCCCAGACCTTTGACTTTGAGTTCACCCATGTGGAAAAGCCCTATGAATCTTACACTGGCCAGAATGTCAAACTAAG ATACTTTCTGCGAGCGACAGTCAGCAGAAGGCTGAATGATATCAGTAAGGAGATGGATATCGTCGTGCAGACGCTGTGCACATATCCAGAGCTCAACTCCTCCATCAAGATGGAAGTTGGCATTGAAGATTGTCTCCATATTGAGTTTGAATACAACAAATCCAA ATACCATCTGAGGGATGTTATCGTAGGAAAGATTTACTTCCTCCTCGTGAGGATAAAGATCAAACACATGGAAATCAATATAATAAAACGGGAAACGACTGGAACTGGACCCAGTGTGTACCATGAAAATGACACCATTGCCAAATATGAGATCATGGATGGGGCACCTGTGAGAG GCGAGTCGATCCCCATTCGCTTGTTTCTCGCTGGATATGAGTTGACGCCCACCATGAGGGACATCAACAAGAAGTTCTCTGTGCGTTACTACCTGAACCTAGTCCTTATAGATGAAGAAGAGCGACGCTACTTCAAACAACAG GAGATCACACTCTGGAGGAAAGGAGATATTGTGAGGAGAAGTATGTCCCAGCAGGCCAGCATTGCTGCCCAGAGATTTGAAGGATCAAACTCTGAAACTGCATCCGCACAAGCCAAAGAGGAGAGTAACTAG
- the thyn1 gene encoding thymocyte nuclear protein 1 — MPPKKRTRSSAKSTKQPVLADAQHCEGSDDDVQLKTGKRNRAAAVKSDVEKNKNDDACKSSYSHWLMKSEPESRIENGVDVKFGIEDLKALPSQTGCWDGVRNYQARNFMRDMKEGQQAFFYHSNCKEPGIAGLMKIVKEAYVDHTQFDKKDVHYDPSSKADNPKWSMVDVQFERMTKRFIPLAELKKYHLQHKAKGGALKDMALFTRARLSVQPLTAEEFDFVLSLENEDPI; from the exons ATGCCACCCAAGAAAAGAACACGAAGCAGCGCCAAATCCACTAAACAAC CTGTTTTAGCAGACGCCCAGCACTGTGAGGGGTCTGATGATGATGTACAACTCAAAACTGGCAAAAGAAACAGGGCAGCAGCAGTAAAAAGTGAtgtggagaaaaataaaaatgatgacgCGTGCAAATCATCTTACAGCCACTGGCTCATGAAGTCTGAACCTGAGAGTCGCATTGAAAATGGAGTGGACGTGAAG TTTGGAATCGAGGACCTAAAAGCCCTTCCCAGTCAGACGGGATGCTGGGATGGAGTGAGGAATTATCAG GCACGTAATTTCATGAGAGATATGAAGGAGGGCCAGCAGGCTTtcttttaccacagtaactgcaAAGAGCCAGGTATCGCTGGCCTCATGAAG ATCGTAAAGGAGGCTTATGTGGACCATACACAATTTGACAAGAAGGACGTGCATTATGATCCCTCCAGCAAAGCAGACAACCCTAAATGGAGTATG GTGGATGTTCAGTTTGAAAGGATGACCAAGCGTTTCATCCCTCTGGCTGAGCTGAAGAAATATCACTTGCAGCACAAAGCTAAAGGTGGAGCCTTGAAAGATATGGCCCTATTCACCAGGGCCAGGCTCTCAGTTCAGCCCCTTACTGCAG agGAATTTGACTTCGTCCTGAGTTTGGAGAATGAAGATCCAATATGA
- the LOC128029295 gene encoding junctional adhesion molecule 3B produces MAMGRRQTLSLVLFSWLCKSAAFAVILRTTEKSVWTNEFESIELTCLIESISTNNPRIEWKKIKNGVPSYVYFQNKISGDLEHRALLREPANLLILNASRSDTAQYRCEVAAIDDQKPFDEILISLAVRVKPVMPRCSVPEAVTVGSSTELRCIENQGFPQSHYQWFKNNEELPEDPKTSSKFYNSSYTMNTETGSLKFRSVKKEDAGEYFCQARNEAGWSKCSPQTMEVYDLDVVGIFLKVLGGVAAFIFVIVAICQIQKSGYCSCKEHRETNYKVPQHDNRMDYTSPDEGHFRHKSSFVI; encoded by the exons GCAAGAGTGCAGCTTTTGCTGTAATACTCCGAACAACTGAAAAATCTGTATGGACAAATGAATTTGAGT CAATTGAGTTGACCTGCTTGATAGAGTCCATTTCGACAAACAATCCCAGAATTGAAtggaagaaaattaaaaatggtGTACCCAGCTATGTGTATTTCCAAAATAAAATTTCTG GTGACTTGGAGCACAGGGCTTTGCTGAGAGAGCCTGCAAACCTTCTGATCCTGAACGCCAGCAGATCGGACACGGCTCAGTATCGCTGTGAGGTGGCGGCCATCGACGACCAGAAGCCCTTTGATGAAATACTAATCAGTCTCGCTGTAAGAG TGAAGCCGGTGATGCCCAGGTGTAGTGTTCCCGAGGCAGTTACAGTGGGCTCGAGCACTGAACTGCGCTGTATTGAGAACCAAGGCTTTCCACAGTCACACTATCAGTGGTTCAAAAACAACGAGGAGCTGCCAGAAGACCCCAAAACCAGCAGCAAGTTCTACAACTCTTCATACACCATGAACACTGAGACTGGTTCGCTG AAATTCCGGTCGGTGAAGAAAGAGGATGCAGGTGAATACTTTTGCCAGGCCAGGAATGAGGCAGGATGGTCAAAATGTAGTCCTCAGACCATGGAAGTTT ATGATCTGGACGTTGTGGGAATATTCCTGAAGGTGTTAGGTGGAGTGGCAGCGTTTATATTTGTCATTGTGGCCATCTGTCAGATTCAGAAAAGTGGCTACTGTTCCTGCAAGGAGCATAGGGAAACCAA TTACAAAGTACCCCAACATGACAACAGGATGGACTATACCAGTCCAGATGAG GGACATTTCCGCCACAAGTCCTCCTTTGTCATATAA
- the acad8 gene encoding isobutyryl-CoA dehydrogenase, mitochondrial produces the protein MAVVRALARGVRLGSNSIGRNRSLIFNSVQRRGIAACIDPSIGLTDEQKEFQKVAFDFAANEMAPHMAEWDLKEIFPVEAMRKAAQLGFGGIYVNPDVGGSGLSRLDTSIIFEALSTGCVSTTAYISIHNMCAWMIDTFGNNEQREKFCPDLCSMQKFASYCLTEPGSGSDAASLLTSAKLQGDHYILNGSKAFISGGGDTDVYVVMCRTGGKGPKGISCLVLEKGTPGLSFGKKEKKVGWNSQPTRAVIFEDCAVPVTNRLGAEGEGFTIAMKGLNGGRINIASCSLGAAHASVILARDHMCVRKQFGEALSNSQFLQFKLAEMATKLVASRLLVRQAAVALQEGRPDAVSLCSMAKLFVTDECFSICNQALQIHGGYGYLKDYAVQQYVRDIRVHQILEGTNEVMRMIIARSLLTES, from the exons ATGGCGGTGGTTAGGGCACTCGCTAGAGGTGTCCGATTGGGTTCAAATAGCATCGGTAGAAATCGCAGTTTAATATTTAACAGTGTACAGAGACGAGGAATAGCAGCTTGCATTGATC CCTCCATAGGACTCACAGATGAGCAGAAAGAGTTTCAGAAGGTGGCCTTTGACTTTGCTGCCAACGAGATGGCTCCACATATGGCAGAATGGGACCTAAAG GAAATTTTCCCGGTGGAGGCCATGAGGAAAGCCGCCCAGCTGGGGTTTGGTGGGATTTACGTGAACCCTGATGTTGGGGGGTCGGGACTCTCTCGTCTGGACACCTCTATCATATTTGAGGCTTTATCCACAGGCTGTGTCAGCACTACTGCATACATCAGTATTCACAA CATGTGTGCCTGGATGATAGACACATTCGGAAACAATGAGCAAAGGGAGAAATTCTGTCCTGATCTCTGCTCTATGCAGAAGTTTGCTTCATACTGTCTCACAGAACCAG GTAGCGGAAGTGATGCcgcttcgcttctaaccagcgCTAAGCTCCAAGGAGATCATTATATCCTGAATGGCTCCAAG GCGTTCATCAGCGGAGGTGGAGACACAGATGTTTATGTGGTCATGTGCAGGACCGGTGGGAAGGGACCTAAGGGCATCTCCTGCCTGGTGCTTGAAAAAGGAACCCCGGGACTCAGCTTTGGCAAAAAAGAGAAGAAG GTAGGTTGGAACTCGCAGCCAACCCGAGCCGTGATATTTGAGGACTGCGCTGTCCCAGTGACCAATCGGCTTGGAGCAGAGGGGGAGGGCTTCACCATTGCCATGAAAGGCCTAAATGGAGGCAGAATTAATATTG CTTCTTGCTCTCTTGGAGCAGCACACGCATCTGTGATTCTGGCCCGAGATCACATGTGTGTGCGGAAACAGTTTGGAGAAGCACTATCAAACAGCCAG TTCCTGCAGTTTAAGCTGGCTGAGATGGCCACTAAGCTGGTAGCATCTCGACTGCTGGTGCGTCAGGCGGCGGTGGCTCTGCAGGAGGGACGACCAGACGCCGTCTCACTCTGCTCAATGGCCAAACTCTTCGTGACAGATGAATGTTTTTCA ATATGTAACCAGGCCTTACAGATACATGGAGGTTATGGTTACCTAAAGGACTATGCAGTGCAGCAGTACGTCAGAGACATTAGAGTACATCAGATATTGGAGG GTACTAATGAAGTGATGAGGATGATCATTGCGAGAAGTTTGCTCACTGAATCATGA